In Variovorax paradoxus, a single genomic region encodes these proteins:
- a CDS encoding 6-hydroxynicotinate reductase: protein MTEHTKTDGLPGIDMPVVADAGSGAFGKAPPRNERMSTAKVECNACPVLCQISDGRTGACDRYANREGVLVRVDPVVLLRRAVESEAPVLVPFDRPGAAPVEATATPAEPDWNGDLLHADEVFVTGVGSSTTYPDYKPAPFIVASKAQGVDMVTVVTEGIFSYCSFKVKIDTDRFLGSEQANVRYRGEVVGHVTTAEYGSQMLSLGGVHHLTGGSKKEGRMTAELMQLLGNKKAVECTIDGGSTLVIQAGKAPIVNGVEEQRMRVGCGSAAVGIFARQFAGVADEVVVVDDHITGVLTEHQAGRCLDMSPSGIQMLGRKSTPGRYFQVANPGNGWGGTDIADPLAIIEGWEEGVARPGLRLLMTSTTGEHAQWYVLDDALKPVEQPMPPEVRRIVDRIGENCEPSLCTVLFLGGAGGSLRAGVTENPVLLTRAIKRALVNVTCGGAPAYVWPGGGITVMADVMRMPDNSFGTVPTPAIVAPIEFSMRRDDYEALGGHMEHIFSLEQALARGAWQEDGAPLARQWLVMDDANPWPLGHTPMLG from the coding sequence ATGACAGAACACACCAAGACAGACGGCCTGCCCGGCATCGACATGCCCGTGGTGGCCGACGCCGGCAGCGGCGCCTTCGGCAAGGCGCCGCCGCGCAACGAACGCATGAGCACCGCCAAGGTCGAGTGCAACGCCTGTCCGGTGCTGTGCCAGATCTCCGACGGCCGCACCGGTGCCTGCGACCGCTACGCCAACCGCGAAGGCGTGCTGGTGCGCGTCGACCCCGTGGTGCTGCTGCGCCGCGCGGTCGAGAGTGAAGCTCCCGTGCTGGTGCCCTTCGACCGCCCCGGCGCGGCACCCGTCGAGGCCACCGCCACCCCGGCCGAGCCCGACTGGAACGGCGACCTGCTGCACGCCGACGAAGTCTTCGTCACCGGCGTGGGTTCTTCCACCACCTACCCCGACTACAAGCCCGCGCCCTTCATCGTGGCCTCCAAGGCCCAGGGCGTCGACATGGTCACGGTCGTCACCGAAGGCATCTTCAGCTACTGCAGCTTCAAGGTGAAGATCGACACCGACCGATTCCTCGGCTCCGAGCAGGCCAACGTGCGCTACCGCGGCGAGGTGGTCGGCCATGTCACCACGGCCGAATACGGCTCGCAGATGCTGTCGCTGGGCGGCGTGCACCACCTTACGGGCGGCAGCAAGAAGGAAGGCCGCATGACGGCCGAGCTGATGCAGCTGCTGGGCAACAAGAAGGCGGTGGAGTGCACCATCGACGGCGGCTCCACGCTCGTCATCCAGGCCGGCAAGGCGCCCATCGTCAACGGCGTGGAAGAGCAGCGCATGCGCGTGGGCTGCGGCTCCGCGGCGGTGGGCATCTTCGCGCGCCAGTTCGCCGGCGTGGCCGACGAGGTGGTGGTGGTCGACGACCACATCACCGGCGTGCTCACCGAGCACCAGGCCGGCCGCTGCCTCGACATGTCTCCCTCGGGCATTCAGATGCTGGGCCGCAAGTCGACGCCGGGGCGCTACTTCCAGGTGGCGAATCCGGGCAACGGCTGGGGCGGCACCGACATCGCCGATCCGCTCGCGATCATCGAAGGCTGGGAGGAGGGCGTGGCCCGCCCTGGCCTGCGCCTGCTCATGACATCGACCACCGGCGAGCACGCGCAGTGGTACGTGCTCGACGATGCGCTCAAGCCGGTAGAGCAGCCGATGCCGCCCGAGGTGCGCCGCATCGTCGATCGCATCGGCGAGAACTGCGAGCCTTCGCTGTGCACCGTGTTGTTCCTCGGCGGTGCGGGCGGCAGCCTGCGCGCGGGCGTCACCGAGAACCCGGTGCTGCTCACGCGCGCCATCAAGCGCGCGCTGGTCAACGTCACCTGCGGCGGTGCGCCGGCCTATGTGTGGCCCGGCGGCGGCATCACCGTCATGGCCGACGTCATGCGCATGCCCGACAACAGCTTCGGCACCGTACCCACGCCGGCCATCGTCGCGCCCATCGAATTCAGCATGCGGCGCGACGACTACGAGGCGCTCGGCGGCCACATGGAACACATCTTCTCGCTCGAGCAGGCGCTCGCGCGCGGTGCGTGGCAGGAAGACGGCGCGCCGCTCGCGCGCCAATGGCTCGTCATGGACGATGCCAACCCGTGGCCCCTGGGCCACACCCCGATGCTCGGCTGA
- a CDS encoding UPF0280 family protein, whose product MTAQRSALGEGRWHFNHGPIDIVAEAHGDPYAVAAAHDAAWARFVHVLDELVRELPLLRLPVTEKMRPRSVVARRMWDACAAFSPMFITPMAAVAGSVAQELVAFYERPGIERAWINNGGDIALHLAPGQSARVGVYADLARFDLRGHIAGDGGILTTDGQFELRADQPVRGVATSGWRGRSFSLGIADSVTVLAPTAAQADAAATVIANAVDVDDDAIERRPASDCKDDSDLGENLVTVDVPALAPAQVRSALDTGVVCAKVLQKGGLVWAALLVCQGQWRLVEPLCSKALRTELPKTVGSVFA is encoded by the coding sequence ATGACCGCCCAACGCAGCGCGCTCGGCGAAGGGCGCTGGCATTTCAACCACGGCCCGATCGACATCGTGGCCGAGGCGCATGGCGACCCGTACGCCGTGGCTGCCGCGCACGACGCGGCGTGGGCGCGTTTCGTCCACGTGCTCGACGAACTGGTGCGCGAGCTGCCGCTGCTTCGCCTGCCCGTCACCGAAAAGATGCGCCCGCGCAGCGTGGTCGCGCGCCGCATGTGGGACGCGTGCGCCGCGTTCTCGCCGATGTTCATCACGCCCATGGCGGCCGTGGCCGGCTCGGTCGCGCAGGAGCTCGTCGCGTTCTACGAGCGCCCCGGCATCGAGCGCGCTTGGATCAACAACGGCGGCGACATCGCGCTGCATCTCGCGCCCGGCCAGTCGGCGCGCGTGGGCGTGTACGCCGACCTCGCGCGCTTCGACCTGCGCGGTCACATTGCCGGTGACGGCGGCATCCTCACCACCGACGGCCAGTTCGAGCTGCGCGCCGACCAGCCGGTGCGCGGCGTCGCCACCAGCGGCTGGCGCGGCCGCAGCTTCTCGCTGGGTATCGCCGACAGCGTGACGGTGCTGGCCCCCACCGCGGCGCAGGCCGACGCCGCCGCCACCGTGATCGCCAATGCCGTCGATGTCGACGACGACGCCATCGAGCGCCGCCCCGCCAGCGACTGCAAGGACGACAGCGACCTGGGCGAGAACCTCGTCACCGTCGACGTGCCCGCGCTGGCCCCCGCACAGGTGCGCAGCGCACTCGATACGGGCGTGGTGTGCGCCAAGGTCCTGCAAAAAGGCGGGCTCGTATGGGCCGCTCTACTCGTTTGTCAGGGGCAGTGGCGTCTTGTCGAACCCTTATGCTCGAAGGCGCTCCGGACAGAGCTGCCGAAAACAGTTGGTTCAGTATTTGCTTAA
- a CDS encoding amino acid synthesis family protein translates to MIEIRRVFTHVEHIHHEFGPRADTPLVRGAIGAVLANPFAGRYEPDILPMMALLDPVGVDMAHRLHAAMDVPLEQIATYGKGAIVGADGELEHGALWHVPGGYAMRELLGWKGDRAAYTAGKAEDKKGQPGNALSIVPSTKKVGPPGAALDVPLTNINASYVRGQFDAIEVRVPGAPAADEIVFILAMSTGYRVHARVGGLLAKDISKWDGLR, encoded by the coding sequence ATGATCGAAATCCGCCGAGTCTTCACCCATGTCGAGCACATTCACCACGAGTTCGGACCGCGCGCCGACACGCCGCTGGTGCGCGGTGCCATCGGCGCGGTGCTGGCCAATCCCTTCGCGGGCCGCTACGAGCCCGACATCCTGCCGATGATGGCGCTGCTCGACCCCGTGGGCGTAGACATGGCGCACCGCCTGCACGCCGCCATGGACGTGCCGCTCGAGCAGATCGCCACCTACGGCAAGGGCGCCATCGTCGGTGCCGACGGCGAGCTGGAGCACGGCGCGCTGTGGCACGTGCCCGGCGGCTATGCCATGCGCGAACTGCTCGGCTGGAAGGGCGACCGCGCGGCCTACACCGCGGGCAAGGCCGAGGACAAGAAAGGCCAGCCCGGCAACGCGCTGTCGATCGTGCCCTCGACCAAGAAGGTCGGCCCGCCCGGCGCCGCGCTCGACGTGCCGCTCACCAACATCAACGCCAGCTACGTGCGCGGCCAGTTCGACGCCATCGAGGTGCGCGTGCCCGGCGCGCCGGCGGCCGACGAAATCGTCTTCATCCTCGCGATGAGCACCGGCTACCGCGTTCACGCGCGCGTGGGCGGGCTGCTCGCGAAAGACATCAGCAAGTGGGACGGCCTGCGCTGA
- a CDS encoding amino acid synthesis family protein, giving the protein MTANIRKIVVQVDETRREMGKDITPPTRRAVAIAVIENPYAGRYSENLDDLIAIGEELGALLGQKAVKALGIEPGQAQSYGKAAIVGENGELEHAAAILHPKLGAPLRVAVEKGAALVPSAKKRGSLGTAIDVPLGHKDAAFVRSHFDAVEARVSDAPRANEIVVAVAVTDSGRPLPRIGGLQASEIKGEDGLR; this is encoded by the coding sequence ATGACCGCCAACATCCGCAAGATCGTCGTCCAGGTCGATGAAACCCGCCGCGAAATGGGCAAGGACATCACGCCGCCCACGCGCCGCGCCGTGGCCATCGCTGTGATCGAGAACCCCTACGCCGGCCGCTACAGCGAGAACCTCGACGACCTGATCGCCATCGGCGAGGAACTCGGCGCGCTGCTGGGCCAGAAGGCCGTGAAGGCGCTGGGCATCGAGCCCGGCCAGGCCCAGAGCTACGGCAAGGCCGCCATCGTCGGCGAGAACGGCGAGCTCGAGCATGCCGCCGCCATCCTGCATCCCAAGCTCGGCGCGCCGCTGCGCGTGGCGGTCGAGAAGGGCGCCGCGCTGGTGCCCTCGGCCAAGAAGCGCGGCTCGCTGGGCACCGCCATCGACGTGCCGCTGGGCCACAAGGACGCGGCCTTCGTGCGCAGCCACTTCGACGCGGTGGAAGCCCGCGTGAGCGACGCGCCGCGCGCCAACGAGATCGTGGTGGCGGTCGCCGTCACCGACAGCGGCCGTCCGCTGCCGCGCATCGGCGGCCTGCAGGCCAGCGAGATCAAGGGCGAAGACGGCCTGCGCTGA
- a CDS encoding ABC transporter substrate-binding protein — MNPLRHVFCAASVVTLATALVPAHAQGVIKIGEINSYKAQPAFLEPYKKGMELAVDEINAKGGINGKKIELISRDDNANPGDAVRVAEELISREKIDVLAGAFLSNTGLALADFAKQKKFFYLAAEPLTDKIVWSNGNKYTYRLRPSTYMQVAMLVPEAAKLKKKRWAVVYPNYEYGQSSVATFKTLLKAAQPDVEFVAEQAPPLGKVDSGSVVQALADAKPDAIFNVLFGADLSKFVREGNTRGLFKDREVVSVLTGEPEYLDPLKDEAPNGWIVTGYPWYGVKTPEHKAFLDAYQAKFKDYPRLGSVVGYSAIHSIVAGIQKAGGTDTEKLVAAFKGLQVDTPFGKINYRAQDNQSTMGAYVGKTKNDGGKGVMVDYVYLDGAKFQPSDEEVKKMRPAD; from the coding sequence ATGAATCCATTGCGCCATGTTTTCTGCGCCGCCTCCGTCGTCACGCTGGCCACGGCCCTCGTCCCCGCGCACGCGCAGGGCGTGATCAAGATCGGTGAAATCAACAGCTACAAGGCGCAGCCCGCCTTCCTCGAGCCCTACAAGAAGGGCATGGAACTCGCGGTCGACGAGATCAACGCCAAGGGCGGCATCAACGGCAAGAAGATCGAACTCATCAGCCGCGACGACAACGCCAACCCCGGCGACGCCGTGCGCGTGGCCGAAGAACTCATCTCGCGCGAGAAGATCGACGTGCTGGCCGGCGCCTTCCTGTCGAACACCGGCCTGGCGCTGGCCGACTTCGCCAAGCAGAAGAAGTTCTTCTACCTCGCCGCCGAGCCGCTGACCGACAAGATCGTCTGGAGCAACGGCAACAAGTACACCTACCGCCTGCGCCCCTCGACCTACATGCAGGTCGCGATGCTGGTGCCCGAGGCCGCCAAGCTCAAGAAGAAGCGCTGGGCCGTCGTGTACCCCAACTACGAATACGGCCAGTCGTCGGTCGCTACCTTCAAGACGCTGCTGAAGGCGGCTCAGCCCGACGTCGAGTTCGTCGCCGAGCAGGCGCCGCCGCTGGGCAAGGTCGACTCCGGCAGCGTGGTGCAGGCCCTGGCCGATGCCAAGCCCGACGCCATCTTCAACGTGCTGTTCGGTGCCGACCTCTCCAAGTTCGTGCGCGAAGGCAACACCCGCGGCCTGTTCAAGGACCGCGAAGTGGTGAGCGTGCTGACCGGCGAGCCCGAATACCTCGATCCGCTGAAGGACGAGGCGCCCAACGGCTGGATCGTCACCGGCTACCCGTGGTACGGCGTGAAGACGCCGGAGCACAAGGCCTTCCTCGACGCCTACCAGGCCAAGTTCAAGGACTATCCGCGCCTGGGCTCGGTGGTGGGCTACAGCGCCATCCACTCGATCGTGGCCGGCATCCAGAAGGCCGGCGGCACCGACACCGAGAAGCTGGTCGCGGCATTCAAGGGCCTGCAGGTCGACACGCCCTTCGGCAAGATCAACTACCGCGCGCAGGACAACCAGTCCACCATGGGCGCGTACGTCGGCAAGACCAAGAACGACGGCGGCAAGGGCGTGATGGTCGACTACGTGTACCTCGACGGCGCCAAGTTCCAGCCGTCGGATGAAGAAGTGAAAAAGATGCGCCCTGCGGACTGA
- a CDS encoding ABC transporter permease → MSFSGFVVQLLNGLAGASSLFFVAAGLSLIFGVTRIVNFAHGSFFMVGIYVAYTLVDKLGSSLGFWPALLIAAVAVGVLGALIEVVLLRRIYKAPELFQLLATFALVLVIKDAVLWLWGPDELLGPRAPGLKGSVEILGRQFPSYDLFLIVVGPLVLGLVWLLLTRTRFGTLVRAATQDREMVSALGVNQAWLFTAVFALGALLAGLGGALQLPREPATLEMDLNTIGAAFVVVVVGGMGSLPGAYVAALLIAEIKAVCIWLGVVQIFGIDVSFSKLTLMVDFLVMAIVLVWRPWGLFGRPQAPSRYVGMQEEPLRRPSNAYLIAAAVLALMLAALPLLTVNSPYTMVLMIDLLIAALFATSLHFIMGPAGMHSFGHAAYFGLGAYGAALLVRSLHLPMEVALLVAPVVAALGALVYGWFAVRLSGVYLAMLTLAFAQITWAITYQWDSFTGGSNGLTGVWPSEWLSNKQAYYWLTLVLVGAGVWWLRRVLFSPFGYALRAGRDSVLRADAIGIDVKRMQWAAFVIAGTVAGLAGALYAFSKGSISPESLSVGKSVDGLVMVLLGGIQTLAGPVVGAVTFTWLHDTVARNTDYWRAMLGAIILILVLLFPQGIAGSIKQLAERWRAPRHDADAEKAKLEEVKA, encoded by the coding sequence ATGAGCTTTTCAGGCTTCGTTGTTCAGTTGCTCAACGGGTTGGCCGGCGCGTCCTCGCTCTTCTTCGTGGCGGCCGGTCTTTCGTTGATCTTCGGCGTGACGCGCATCGTCAACTTCGCCCATGGGTCGTTTTTCATGGTCGGCATCTATGTCGCGTACACGCTCGTCGACAAGCTGGGTTCGAGCCTGGGCTTCTGGCCCGCGCTGCTGATCGCCGCGGTCGCGGTGGGCGTGCTCGGCGCGCTCATCGAGGTGGTGCTGCTGCGCCGCATCTACAAGGCGCCGGAGCTGTTCCAGCTGCTGGCCACCTTCGCGCTGGTGCTGGTCATCAAGGACGCGGTGCTGTGGCTCTGGGGCCCTGACGAACTGCTCGGCCCGCGCGCGCCAGGTCTCAAGGGCTCGGTCGAAATCCTCGGGCGCCAGTTTCCTTCCTACGACCTGTTCCTGATCGTCGTCGGCCCGCTGGTGCTGGGCCTCGTGTGGCTGCTGCTCACCCGCACGCGCTTCGGCACGCTGGTGCGCGCCGCCACGCAGGACCGCGAAATGGTCAGCGCCCTGGGCGTCAACCAGGCCTGGCTGTTCACCGCCGTGTTCGCGCTCGGCGCCTTGCTCGCGGGCCTGGGCGGCGCGCTGCAGCTGCCGCGCGAACCCGCCACGCTCGAGATGGACCTGAACACCATCGGCGCCGCCTTCGTGGTCGTGGTGGTCGGCGGCATGGGCTCGCTGCCCGGCGCCTACGTGGCCGCGCTGCTCATCGCCGAGATCAAGGCGGTGTGCATCTGGCTCGGCGTGGTGCAGATCTTCGGCATCGATGTGTCGTTCTCCAAGCTCACGCTGATGGTCGACTTCCTCGTGATGGCCATCGTGCTGGTGTGGCGCCCCTGGGGCCTGTTCGGCCGGCCGCAGGCGCCGAGCCGCTACGTGGGCATGCAGGAAGAGCCGCTGCGCCGGCCCAGCAACGCCTACCTCATCGCGGCCGCGGTGCTCGCGCTGATGCTGGCCGCGCTGCCGCTGCTCACCGTCAATTCGCCCTACACGATGGTGCTGATGATCGACCTGCTGATCGCCGCACTGTTCGCCACCAGCCTGCACTTCATCATGGGGCCGGCGGGCATGCACTCGTTCGGCCATGCCGCGTACTTCGGCCTCGGCGCCTATGGCGCCGCGCTGCTGGTGCGCTCGCTGCACCTGCCGATGGAAGTGGCGCTGCTCGTCGCGCCCGTGGTCGCCGCGCTCGGCGCGCTGGTCTACGGCTGGTTCGCGGTGCGGCTGTCGGGCGTGTACCTGGCCATGCTCACGCTGGCCTTCGCGCAGATCACCTGGGCCATCACCTACCAGTGGGACAGCTTCACCGGCGGCAGCAACGGCCTGACGGGCGTGTGGCCCTCGGAGTGGCTGTCGAACAAGCAGGCCTACTACTGGCTCACCCTGGTGCTCGTGGGCGCCGGCGTGTGGTGGCTGCGCCGCGTGCTGTTCTCGCCCTTCGGCTACGCGCTGCGCGCGGGCCGCGACTCGGTGCTGCGCGCCGACGCCATCGGCATCGACGTCAAGCGCATGCAGTGGGCGGCGTTCGTCATCGCGGGCACGGTGGCGGGCCTGGCCGGCGCGCTGTATGCGTTCTCCAAGGGCAGCATCTCGCCCGAGAGCCTGTCGGTCGGCAAGTCGGTCGACGGCCTCGTGATGGTGCTGCTCGGCGGCATCCAGACGCTGGCGGGACCGGTGGTCGGCGCCGTTACCTTCACCTGGCTGCACGACACCGTGGCGCGCAACACCGACTACTGGCGCGCAATGCTCGGCGCCATCATCCTGATCCTGGTGCTGCTGTTCCCGCAGGGCATCGCGGGCTCCATCAAGCAGCTGGCCGAACGCTGGCGCGCACCCCGGCACGACGCGGATGCCGAAAAAGCCAAGCTCGAGGAGGTGAAGGCATGA